In the Paraflavitalea devenefica genome, one interval contains:
- a CDS encoding alpha-L-rhamnosidase, which produces MRVLLPFCYLTLLFLLFTGIVHAYMPAKPAALKCEHLVNPIGIDASHPRLSWRLADERTGARQTAYQLFLSTDSLDMQKGMVWQSVKINGSASLVTYAGSALQPFTKYYWRVDVWDKDGIKAGSAIASFETGMMDRRNWKGAWISDISEVTVKPAGQFRKVFEAAKKIRSARAYIAVAGLYELYINGQRIGDHRLDPMYTRFDRRTLYVTYDVTAQLQAGKNAIGVLLGNGWYNHQSTAVWYFHKAPWRARPAFCLDLRITYEDGTAETITSGKDWKTALGPVIFNSIYTAEHYDARLEQPGWNTVNFDDSKWKPVTYRAAPSNNIVAQALHPIQAVEEIAAKTVNRISDTVYVFDLGRNIAGVSRLKVSGEAGTTIRLKHAEQVYANGRADQSNIDVHYRPTDDKDPFQTDIFILSGKAEETFMPRFNYKGFQYVEVTSDRPLTLTKESLTGYFMHSNVPPVGNIKSSNTTIDKIWSATNNAYLSNLFGYPTDCPQREKNGWTGDAQIAIETGLYSFDGITVYEKWLADHRDEQQPNGVLPSIIPTGGWGYEWGNGPDWTSTIAIIPWNIYLFYGDKKLLADCYDNIKLYVDHINELYPSGLTTWGLGDWVPVKSKSPVELTSTAYYFADATILAKAAKLLGKEGDHKKYTALAAKIRDAFNAKYLNKQTNVYGSGWQTELSVALYWGLVPAELKSKVAANLAKRVEQDNFHLDVGLLGTKAILNALSENGYADVAYKLAAQETFPSWGWWIVNGATTLYENWDINAGSDLSRNHIMFGEIGGWFYKGIGGIKPDEAAAGFKHVLLEPHFVEGLDHFEAVHEGPYGNIIAAWKKNAGMITYAVTVPANSTATIYLPMARGQQLYENGKLVTGVTGSIRTAGKTAGGKQVYHVQSGTYRFEIR; this is translated from the coding sequence ATGAGAGTCTTGCTGCCATTTTGCTACCTGACCTTGCTTTTTTTATTATTCACAGGGATTGTTCATGCCTACATGCCGGCCAAACCCGCCGCCCTGAAATGTGAACACCTGGTAAATCCTATAGGCATTGACGCTTCCCATCCCCGCCTTTCCTGGCGCCTGGCAGATGAACGCACAGGGGCCCGGCAAACAGCTTACCAGCTATTCCTGTCTACCGATTCACTGGATATGCAAAAAGGGATGGTGTGGCAATCGGTCAAAATAAATGGCTCTGCCAGTTTGGTCACCTATGCAGGTAGCGCTTTGCAGCCATTCACCAAATACTACTGGCGGGTGGATGTATGGGACAAGGATGGTATAAAAGCCGGTTCGGCTATTGCCAGCTTTGAAACAGGCATGATGGACAGGCGCAACTGGAAGGGCGCCTGGATCAGTGATATAAGTGAGGTGACAGTAAAACCTGCCGGGCAATTCAGGAAGGTATTTGAAGCCGCTAAAAAAATACGTAGCGCCAGGGCTTACATAGCAGTGGCCGGTTTATATGAACTGTACATCAACGGGCAACGGATCGGGGATCACCGGCTCGATCCCATGTATACCCGTTTTGACCGGCGCACCCTGTATGTAACGTATGATGTGACGGCCCAACTGCAGGCCGGTAAAAATGCCATCGGCGTTTTATTGGGAAATGGCTGGTATAATCATCAATCTACTGCTGTATGGTATTTTCATAAAGCGCCCTGGCGGGCAAGACCCGCTTTTTGTTTGGACCTGCGCATTACTTACGAAGATGGGACTGCGGAAACCATTACCTCAGGCAAAGACTGGAAAACGGCCCTCGGCCCTGTTATCTTCAACAGCATTTATACCGCTGAGCATTACGACGCCCGCCTTGAACAACCGGGATGGAATACCGTGAACTTTGACGATAGTAAATGGAAGCCTGTTACCTACCGGGCTGCTCCTTCCAACAATATCGTGGCGCAGGCCCTGCACCCTATCCAGGCGGTAGAAGAAATTGCCGCTAAAACGGTCAACAGGATCAGTGATACGGTATATGTATTTGACCTGGGCAGGAATATTGCCGGGGTAAGCCGGCTGAAGGTTAGCGGTGAAGCAGGTACTACTATCCGCCTGAAACATGCCGAGCAGGTATATGCCAATGGCCGGGCCGACCAATCAAACATTGATGTGCACTACCGGCCTACGGATGATAAAGACCCTTTCCAGACAGATATTTTTATCCTTTCAGGAAAAGCCGAAGAAACCTTTATGCCCCGCTTTAATTACAAAGGCTTCCAGTATGTGGAAGTAACCAGCGATAGACCCCTAACGCTTACAAAAGAAAGCCTGACCGGTTATTTCATGCACAGCAATGTGCCACCGGTGGGCAACATCAAATCTTCCAATACCACCATTGATAAAATATGGTCGGCTACCAATAATGCCTACCTGAGTAACCTGTTTGGTTACCCTACCGATTGTCCGCAACGGGAAAAGAATGGCTGGACAGGTGATGCGCAGATCGCCATAGAAACCGGGTTATACAGTTTTGATGGCATTACGGTATACGAAAAATGGCTGGCCGATCACCGGGATGAACAGCAACCGAACGGCGTACTTCCTTCGATTATTCCTACTGGCGGATGGGGCTATGAATGGGGCAACGGACCTGACTGGACAAGCACTATTGCGATCATTCCCTGGAATATTTACCTGTTTTATGGTGACAAGAAACTGCTGGCCGATTGTTATGACAACATCAAATTGTACGTAGATCATATCAATGAGTTGTATCCTTCGGGGCTTACTACCTGGGGCCTGGGTGACTGGGTGCCGGTAAAATCAAAAAGCCCGGTAGAACTCACTTCCACTGCCTACTACTTTGCCGATGCTACTATTTTGGCTAAAGCAGCGAAGCTATTGGGTAAAGAAGGTGATCATAAGAAATATACCGCGTTGGCAGCAAAGATCAGGGATGCCTTTAATGCCAAATACCTCAATAAGCAAACCAATGTTTATGGATCGGGATGGCAAACTGAGCTGAGTGTGGCACTGTACTGGGGGCTTGTGCCGGCTGAACTGAAAAGTAAAGTAGCGGCTAACCTGGCTAAGCGGGTGGAGCAGGATAATTTTCATTTGGATGTAGGGCTGCTTGGAACGAAAGCCATTTTGAATGCGCTGAGCGAAAATGGTTATGCAGACGTTGCCTATAAATTAGCTGCCCAGGAAACATTCCCTTCCTGGGGGTGGTGGATTGTGAATGGCGCTACTACCCTTTATGAGAACTGGGATATTAATGCCGGATCTGATCTTTCCCGTAACCATATCATGTTTGGAGAAATAGGCGGATGGTTCTACAAAGGCATTGGAGGCATTAAACCCGATGAAGCTGCTGCCGGGTTTAAGCATGTATTACTGGAACCTCATTTTGTAGAAGGACTGGATCATTTTGAAGCAGTACATGAAGGGCCGTATGGCAATATCATTGCCGCGTGGAAGAAAAATGCCGGCATGATCACTTATGCTGTTACTGTTCCTGCCAACTCAACGGCTACCATCTATCTTCCCATGGCCCGCGGACAGCAATTGTACGAAAATGGTAAGCTGGTTACTGGTGTCACTGGCTCAATCCGTACGGCCGGTAAAACTGCTGGCGGTAAGCAGGTGTATCATGTGCAGTCTGGCACTTACCGGTTTGAGATCAGGTAA
- a CDS encoding alpha/beta hydrolase: MIKPTAIPRPVYYIVFLVLILFGCAAERKAGSSLLSKRISYSSQQVGDSFDIHITLPPGYDRSQESYPVIYYMDANLKSGKKLRTIIDGFNKKDSPIKAIFVGVGHFSNYRVLRRRDFITPFVKDKNDSLISDDKYFGQSEHFYFFMKQELIPYMEKHYRVTANRSYIGHSLGGLFAFYCLFRKERLFNNIVSLSPALWINHGNIYEFEKRYYQDSSSLHANLYLCVGSQERFNFILSGSRDMHSFLQQRNYRGLQFTYHEFEGESHNSEVPLALSMILPQL; the protein is encoded by the coding sequence TTGATAAAACCCACTGCTATTCCCCGCCCTGTATATTATATTGTTTTTTTAGTGCTGATATTATTTGGTTGCGCTGCTGAAAGAAAAGCAGGCTCATCACTATTATCAAAACGCATAAGCTATTCTTCACAACAGGTAGGCGATAGTTTTGATATACACATCACCCTGCCGCCGGGTTATGATAGATCACAGGAAAGCTACCCTGTGATCTATTACATGGATGCCAACCTGAAATCGGGTAAAAAGCTGCGGACCATCATAGACGGGTTCAATAAAAAAGACAGCCCCATCAAAGCAATCTTTGTAGGTGTTGGACATTTTAGCAATTACAGGGTATTACGCCGCCGGGATTTTATTACGCCTTTTGTTAAGGACAAGAACGATTCATTGATCAGCGATGACAAGTATTTTGGCCAGTCAGAGCATTTCTATTTTTTCATGAAACAGGAACTCATTCCCTACATGGAAAAGCATTACCGGGTTACGGCCAATCGTTCTTATATAGGTCACTCTCTGGGAGGATTATTTGCTTTCTATTGCCTGTTCCGGAAGGAGCGGCTGTTTAATAATATTGTTTCCCTTAGCCCTGCTTTATGGATCAATCATGGCAACATCTATGAGTTTGAGAAAAGATATTACCAGGACTCATCTTCCCTGCATGCCAACCTGTACTTATGTGTAGGCAGCCAGGAGCGGTTCAACTTTATCCTGAGCGGTTCGCGGGATATGCATAGCTTCCTGCAACAAAGGAACTACCGTGGATTACAATTTACCTACCATGAATTTGAAGGAGAAAGTCACAACAGCGAAGTCCCACTGGCCCTTAGCATGATCCTACCCCAATTATAA
- a CDS encoding Ig-like domain-containing protein, which translates to MRQSYFLILALLCLGIKPLQAQVDITGTTYTQDFNSLLSTGISNTWTDNSTITGWYTNRTTYRAGTGSDNAGGLYSYGSSASAERALGSVGSGSAALVYYGVRLKNNTAQSISSIQVKYRGEQWRNGGNTAAQSLSFAWLSGATVTNISGSGYTVVPQLAFTSPVTGASAATLVGNDSPNFTGIDFTITGLAVASGQEIMLRWEDINDGGNDHGLSIDDLELTFTYAADTAPPTVTRLTPLNNSVGVAQSGLFTIAFTENVNAGAGNMYVKLAADNSTVQTIAAGTATIAGNEASFNVTGLQPLTDYYVQVDNGAFEDLAGNDFAGIATTTTWKFQTQGPGGSFSWNFNTCANPNLDGGFTQYSYETGNAQDSVWQCSDFGRGTGKALQMNAGTTGLANQDWLISPALDLTAYTVPLLRFYTRTRFEGPGLQLKISTNYTGTGAPAAATWTNLVGKFPNENSDVWTLSDSINLSAYKQTGVYLAWVYTSTSLEGPRWSLEDVQVFNAAAAAAPYTKAFNYYKNLGVASAGSPSAWRKITYDAADITTNLTITAPASFEVSADGVTGSSAIVLTPAQANGAGKEFYTRLAPATDNADFSGVISFEATGLSRTYPVFGSSQTGTNTLDIICWNVEWFGGSQGPVDNDLQQTNVQQALQNLGADVYALEEVVDTLRLKTVVDNLPGYAYKVSYYSSLAADATSPNYATGQKLALVYKTSVLSNVTARGLMQSSASASSNWASGRFPFLVNADATINGITRNINFVVLHGKSGDALSDYNSRKAGADELKDTLDAQFSNANIILLGDYNDDLDISISAPAGGGPVTSYTTIISDSTDADSYKSLSLPLSNAGLRSTKANSDVIDHVVVSNELQALFVPGSVQLRKDIEDAIADYAMTTSDHYPVIARFDFSATLPVKLSGFTAVKKNDQVALNWKTTQENNSQEFIVERSADGVHFIPIGKVKAAGNTSVTTRYTFTDVQPLAGNNFYRLNQIDLDGRSEWSAIVKVVMGKSFSFNLGPNPVTNTLTINILNNSGPLTIQLTDLNGRLRKQRNLPAAVSQTVDFRVSDLSKGIYLLKISGTDGIHTEKIMVK; encoded by the coding sequence ATGAGACAAAGCTACTTTCTCATCCTGGCATTGCTATGCCTGGGAATCAAACCTTTACAGGCACAGGTGGACATCACTGGCACCACTTACACACAGGACTTTAACAGCCTCCTTTCTACTGGTATCTCCAACACCTGGACCGACAACAGTACCATCACAGGATGGTACACTAATCGCACCACGTACCGGGCAGGTACCGGCTCAGACAATGCAGGAGGATTATACAGTTATGGCTCTTCGGCCTCAGCCGAACGTGCGCTGGGTTCCGTAGGCTCGGGCAGCGCTGCCCTTGTTTATTATGGCGTTCGCCTGAAAAACAATACCGCGCAAAGCATTAGCTCCATCCAGGTAAAGTACCGCGGCGAACAATGGCGCAATGGCGGCAATACGGCTGCGCAATCCCTCAGTTTCGCCTGGCTTTCAGGCGCTACAGTTACCAATATCAGCGGAAGTGGCTATACTGTAGTCCCCCAATTAGCCTTTACCAGCCCGGTAACCGGCGCTTCCGCAGCAACATTGGTTGGCAATGACAGCCCCAATTTCACCGGCATTGACTTTACCATTACCGGCCTGGCGGTAGCTTCCGGCCAGGAGATCATGCTGCGCTGGGAAGATATCAATGATGGCGGGAATGATCATGGGCTGTCCATTGACGACCTGGAGCTGACCTTTACCTACGCAGCAGATACAGCCCCGCCCACAGTAACGAGGTTAACGCCACTGAATAATTCAGTAGGCGTAGCCCAAAGCGGCCTGTTTACCATTGCCTTTACTGAAAATGTGAATGCCGGCGCCGGCAATATGTATGTAAAACTGGCAGCAGATAACAGTACTGTGCAAACCATTGCAGCCGGAACAGCCACCATTGCCGGCAATGAAGCCTCTTTCAATGTAACCGGTCTGCAGCCACTTACCGATTATTATGTACAGGTAGACAACGGCGCCTTTGAAGACCTGGCAGGCAATGATTTTGCCGGTATTGCCACCACCACCACCTGGAAATTCCAGACGCAGGGACCGGGTGGCAGTTTTAGCTGGAACTTCAACACCTGCGCCAATCCCAACCTCGATGGCGGCTTTACCCAATACAGTTATGAAACCGGTAATGCGCAGGATTCCGTATGGCAATGTTCCGATTTTGGCAGAGGTACCGGAAAGGCGCTGCAAATGAATGCCGGAACTACCGGCCTGGCCAACCAGGACTGGCTGATCTCGCCTGCACTTGACCTCACGGCTTATACTGTTCCTTTGCTGCGCTTTTACACCCGCACCCGCTTTGAAGGGCCTGGTCTGCAACTAAAAATATCTACCAACTATACCGGCACCGGTGCCCCTGCAGCAGCCACCTGGACCAACCTCGTTGGCAAGTTTCCCAATGAGAACAGCGATGTATGGACATTGTCAGACAGTATTAATCTTTCCGCTTATAAACAGACAGGCGTATACCTCGCCTGGGTATACACCTCCACTTCATTGGAAGGACCGCGCTGGAGCCTTGAAGATGTACAGGTATTTAATGCCGCTGCTGCTGCCGCGCCTTATACCAAAGCATTCAACTATTATAAGAACCTTGGGGTAGCATCTGCCGGTAGTCCTTCTGCCTGGAGAAAGATCACTTATGATGCGGCAGATATTACCACCAATCTCACCATTACAGCGCCGGCCAGTTTTGAGGTATCGGCCGATGGAGTAACAGGTTCTTCCGCTATTGTATTAACACCTGCACAGGCCAATGGCGCCGGCAAGGAATTTTATACCCGCCTGGCGCCGGCTACTGATAATGCCGACTTTTCAGGAGTGATCAGTTTTGAGGCCACCGGACTTTCCCGCACCTATCCTGTATTCGGAAGCTCTCAAACCGGTACCAATACGCTGGATATTATTTGCTGGAATGTAGAATGGTTTGGCGGATCACAAGGCCCTGTGGACAATGATCTTCAGCAAACCAATGTGCAACAGGCTTTGCAAAACCTCGGTGCTGATGTATATGCACTGGAAGAAGTGGTAGACACCTTACGCCTGAAAACAGTGGTAGATAACCTGCCCGGATATGCCTATAAGGTGTCTTATTACTCCTCACTGGCAGCCGATGCCACCAGCCCCAATTATGCCACAGGCCAGAAGCTGGCACTGGTTTATAAAACATCAGTGCTTAGCAATGTCACTGCCCGGGGATTGATGCAATCCAGCGCTTCCGCCAGTTCGAATTGGGCCAGTGGCCGGTTCCCTTTCCTGGTCAATGCAGATGCTACCATCAATGGTATCACACGCAATATCAACTTCGTGGTATTGCACGGAAAGTCGGGCGATGCGCTCAGTGATTACAATTCACGCAAGGCAGGCGCAGATGAATTGAAAGACACCCTCGATGCCCAATTCAGCAATGCCAACATTATCCTGCTTGGTGACTATAACGATGACCTGGATATCTCTATCTCGGCTCCTGCAGGCGGTGGCCCTGTTACTTCTTACACCACCATCATCAGTGATTCAACAGATGCAGACAGTTATAAATCACTCTCCCTGCCTTTGAGCAATGCAGGACTGCGAAGCACCAAGGCCAATTCGGATGTGATTGATCATGTTGTTGTATCCAATGAGCTGCAGGCTTTGTTTGTGCCGGGTTCTGTACAATTACGCAAGGATATAGAAGATGCCATTGCAGATTATGCCATGACCACCTCAGACCATTATCCCGTTATCGCACGTTTTGACTTCAGTGCCACCTTGCCGGTTAAACTGTCAGGCTTTACAGCAGTGAAGAAAAACGACCAGGTAGCACTGAACTGGAAAACAACACAGGAAAATAACAGCCAGGAATTTATTGTGGAAAGAAGTGCCGATGGTGTTCACTTCATCCCTATCGGAAAAGTAAAAGCAGCCGGTAATACATCGGTAACCACCCGTTACACATTTACAGATGTACAGCCCTTGGCAGGCAACAACTTTTATCGCCTTAACCAGATAGACCTTGATGGCCGCTCAGAATGGTCCGCCATCGTTAAAGTGGTGATGGGCAAAAGCTTCTCCTTTAATTTGGGGCCCAATCCTGTAACCAATACCCTCACGATTAATATACTGAACAATAGTGGACCACTAACTATTCAACTTACAGACCTCAATGGCCGTTTACGCAAACAGCGCAACCTGCCTGCCGCCGTGAGCCAAACGGTTGACTTCAGGGTAAGTGACCTGTCCAAAGGCATTTACTTGTTGAAGATCAGTGGCACTGACGGCATACATACAGAGAAAATTATGGTGAAATAA
- the htpG gene encoding molecular chaperone HtpG produces the protein MQKGTIRVQTENIFPIIKKFLYSDHDIFLRELISNAVDATQKLKTLSSIGEAKGELGELKIEVKLDAEKKTITISDRGVGMTAEEVEKYINQVAFSGAEEFVKKYKGQNENNIIGKFGLGFYSAFMVSDKVEIFTRSFREGATAVRWECDGSPEYTLEDTEKADRGTDIVLHINDESKEFLEADRVENVLRRFCRFLPVPIFYDPKAGEEKKEDSPKPEQINNTQPAWTRKPSELTAEDYQNFYKELYPYHEAPLFWIHVNVDYPFNLTGILYFPKIKQSYEIQKDKIQLYSNQVFVTDEVKDIVPEFLMLLHGVIDSPDIPLNVSRSYLQGDPNVKKINNHITKKVADKLEEIFNKERASFEEKWDSLGLFVKYGMMTDDKFLEKANKFHIFEAASGEKKFFTLEELRLATETLQKNKDGKLVILYTTDPVQQDAYIKAAEGKGYIVVKLDTMVDAAFLNQMEHKWSDVHFNRVDADIADNLIDKQENTESVLSKEEEGKLKDLFNIQPANLHVTVEVKGLSADAPPVVATRPEFMRRMKDMAAMQGPMGAFYANMPDEVTLTVNGNHSIFQGVLAESNAEKQQKTVLNLADLALLSQGLLKGNNLTNFINRSVELMGGEKKGSVIVEA, from the coding sequence ATGCAAAAAGGAACTATACGGGTACAAACGGAAAACATTTTCCCCATCATTAAGAAATTCCTGTACAGCGATCACGATATTTTCCTGCGTGAGCTGATCAGTAATGCCGTTGATGCCACCCAAAAGCTGAAAACCCTTTCTTCCATTGGCGAAGCAAAAGGAGAACTGGGTGAACTGAAAATTGAGGTGAAGCTGGATGCAGAGAAAAAAACGATCACCATTTCGGACAGAGGCGTGGGCATGACAGCGGAAGAAGTGGAGAAGTATATTAACCAGGTGGCTTTCAGTGGCGCCGAAGAGTTTGTCAAGAAATACAAAGGACAGAACGAAAACAATATCATCGGTAAGTTTGGCCTCGGCTTTTACTCTGCCTTTATGGTGAGTGATAAGGTGGAGATCTTTACCAGAAGCTTCCGTGAAGGAGCTACCGCTGTACGCTGGGAATGTGATGGCAGCCCGGAATATACTTTAGAAGATACAGAAAAGGCTGATCGCGGAACTGATATTGTGCTGCATATCAATGATGAAAGCAAAGAGTTCCTGGAAGCCGACAGGGTAGAAAATGTATTGCGTCGTTTCTGCCGCTTCCTGCCGGTGCCTATTTTCTATGATCCCAAAGCCGGAGAAGAAAAGAAAGAAGATTCCCCCAAGCCTGAGCAGATCAATAATACCCAGCCTGCCTGGACCCGCAAGCCTTCCGAGCTTACTGCCGAAGATTATCAGAATTTCTATAAGGAATTATATCCCTATCATGAGGCTCCCCTGTTCTGGATCCATGTGAATGTGGATTATCCGTTTAACCTTACGGGCATCCTGTATTTCCCGAAGATCAAACAGAGCTACGAGATCCAGAAGGATAAAATACAGTTATACAGCAACCAGGTATTTGTAACAGATGAGGTAAAAGATATTGTGCCCGAGTTCCTGATGTTGCTGCATGGCGTTATTGATTCACCGGATATTCCGCTCAACGTAAGCCGCAGCTACCTGCAGGGTGATCCCAATGTGAAGAAGATCAATAACCACATTACAAAGAAAGTAGCCGACAAGCTGGAAGAGATTTTCAATAAGGAACGTGCATCTTTCGAAGAGAAATGGGATAGCCTGGGCCTCTTTGTGAAGTATGGTATGATGACAGACGATAAGTTCCTGGAGAAAGCCAATAAGTTCCACATTTTTGAGGCGGCTTCGGGAGAGAAGAAATTCTTCACGTTGGAAGAGTTACGCCTGGCAACAGAAACGCTCCAGAAGAATAAGGATGGCAAGCTGGTGATCCTGTATACCACCGATCCGGTACAGCAGGATGCTTACATCAAAGCGGCAGAAGGCAAGGGGTATATTGTAGTGAAACTGGATACGATGGTAGATGCCGCCTTCCTGAACCAGATGGAACATAAATGGAGCGATGTACATTTTAACCGCGTAGATGCAGATATTGCTGATAACCTGATTGACAAACAGGAGAACACTGAATCTGTATTGAGCAAGGAAGAGGAAGGAAAACTGAAAGATCTGTTCAATATTCAGCCTGCCAACCTGCATGTAACAGTGGAGGTGAAAGGCCTGAGTGCGGATGCGCCTCCTGTAGTAGCTACCCGCCCTGAATTTATGCGCCGTATGAAAGATATGGCAGCCATGCAGGGGCCTATGGGTGCTTTCTATGCTAATATGCCCGATGAAGTAACGCTTACTGTAAATGGTAATCACTCCATATTCCAGGGAGTACTGGCTGAAAGCAATGCAGAAAAGCAGCAAAAAACAGTGCTTAACCTGGCCGATCTGGCCCTGCTGTCGCAAGGCCTGCTGAAGGGCAATAACCTCACCAATTTCATCAACCGCAGTGTAGAACTGATGGGTGGAGAAAAGAAGGGAAGCGTTATTGTGGAGGCGTAA
- a CDS encoding LytR/AlgR family response regulator transcription factor, whose translation MIRTVLIDDEQNNIDNLQYLLHRHCPEVQVLATARNAIDGKTSILQYQPDLVFLDIQMPEKNGFELLQSLPGYRFEVIFVTAFDQYGIQAVKFAAIDYLLKPINTEELKTAVNKVAEKNRQQKQNGQIEYLLQLLQHQQQKEEHRIALPTTKETRFVRLQDITRCESVNNYTTFHFNNGEKLMVSKPIYEYEELLGDYGFIRCHQSHLVNKKYVKSWIREEGSYLSLEDGSQVPVSRQKKDSIKQELERLK comes from the coding sequence ATGATCAGGACGGTACTCATAGATGATGAACAAAATAATATTGACAACCTTCAATACCTGCTCCACCGGCATTGTCCGGAGGTGCAGGTATTGGCAACGGCCCGCAATGCTATCGATGGCAAGACCAGTATACTACAGTATCAGCCAGACCTTGTATTCCTGGATATCCAGATGCCGGAAAAGAATGGGTTTGAACTATTGCAATCTTTACCCGGTTACCGGTTTGAAGTGATCTTCGTCACTGCTTTTGATCAATATGGCATACAGGCTGTGAAATTTGCTGCTATTGATTACCTGCTCAAACCCATTAATACGGAAGAATTAAAAACAGCCGTCAACAAAGTAGCGGAAAAGAACAGACAGCAAAAGCAAAACGGGCAAATTGAGTATCTCCTGCAGCTATTACAACACCAGCAACAAAAAGAAGAACACCGGATAGCCTTGCCCACCACCAAAGAAACAAGGTTTGTACGTTTGCAGGACATCACCAGGTGTGAGTCGGTCAATAACTACACCACCTTTCATTTTAATAATGGCGAAAAGCTTATGGTGTCTAAACCCATCTATGAATACGAAGAGTTATTGGGAGATTATGGGTTTATACGCTGTCATCAATCTCACCTTGTCAATAAGAAATATGTCAAAAGCTGGATCAGGGAAGAGGGGAGTTACCTGTCATTGGAAGATGGATCACAGGTCCCTGTATCCCGGCAGAAAAAAGATAGCATCAAACAGGAGCTGGAACGCCTGAAATAA